The Sulfurospirillum deleyianum DSM 6946 nucleotide sequence AAGAGATTCATGAAGCCTATCGCCTTTTGATGACCTATACAGAAGAGTTTCGCTTTCGCTTTAGTCAAGAGGAGTTTCAAGGGCAGTTTCCTTTTTCTGATTCTCAAAAAGGGGATTGGCTTTACAAATTCTAATCCTTGATATAACTCAATCTTTTTGGCGCTTTTTTTCATTATAATACGCCAAATTTAACAAGGAGTTCTCATGGAAATCAATAACATTCAAATCTGCAACGTCTGTATGCGCACAAGTGAAGAGAACAGTAATGCTGTTTTTATCAAAGCGATGAAAGGTGGCGAAGAGATTCATACGTGTACGAGCTGTATTCCACACATTATTCATGGAAGTGGTGACGTTGTCAAATCCAACGCACAAGTTGCCGCTGAATTTCAAAAATAACTCTTTTACATGTAAGGATTAACTCCTTACATGTAAAGCGTTTTAACTACTTCATTGCCGCATCAAAACGTGCATTGACCTCATTCCAATTCACCACACTCCACCAATTTTTCAAATAATCTGCTCGTTTATTTTGATACTTAAGATAATACGCATGTTCCCAGACATCTGCCGCTAAGATTGGCATTCCCTTCGCTTCTGTGACGTCCATGAGAGGATTGTCCTGATTGGGTGTTGATGTCACTGCTAATTTTTTATCTGCGGTAACGATAACCCACGCCCAACCTGAGCCAAAACGAGTCGCTCCTGCTTTTTCAAACGCCTCTTTCATCTTCTCTAAACTTCCAAAATCACGCTCAATCGCTTTAGAAAGTGAAGCTGATGGCGTACCGCCTTTTCCCACAGGCGCCATGAGTTTCCAAAAAAGTGCATGGTTATAGTGTCCACCACCGTTATTTCTCACCGCTGCATTGTATTTGGAAATTGATGCCATTATTTGCTCCACACTCATCCCTTTCAATTCAGGATACGTTGCGACTTGCGCATTAAGATTTGAAACATACGCTTGATGATGTTTACCATGATGGATCTGCATGGTCTCTTTATCAATCACGGGCTCTAAGGCATCATATCCATAGGGTAAAGGCGCTAAGCTAAACGCATCTGCTGCCATCAATGCAGGAACAAAAAGCCATGAAAAAACCAGTGCCATCCAACGCTTACGTAGAAGAGATTTTTGAAACATATAACGCCTCCTAGAAGATTTTATAAAGTTGATTTTATCACAAAAATGTCACAACTCTGAATAGATTTTATAGGGAAAAGAATTAAAATACGCTGAGAAAAAAAGGGTAAAAAATGAAATAAAAAACGTCAGAAAAAAGAAGAGAAAGGAGCAAAAAAGGCTTTTGCTCCTTAGATAAATTAAGAGGTTTTTACGCCTCTTCTACTTCATTTGAAAAATCTGAACTTGCAAGACGATTTAACTGTCTCCATCTGCGTTGTGCATCTTTTTTATTGTGGTCAAACAGTTCTTGTGCATGTTCTGGATTTGACTTTTTAAGCGATGCGTAACGTACCTCATTCATCAAGAAGTCATCATACAATGACCAATCAGGCTCTTTTCCTGTAATCTTAACTGGATTTTCACCTTTTTCTGCCAAACGTGGGTCATAGGTATAAATTGGCCAGTAACCACACTTGGTTGCAAGTTCTCCTTGATTTCCTGATTTGCTTAATCCCCCTTTAATACCATGGGCAATACATGGTGAGTAAGCAATAATCAGTGAGACTCCAGGATACGCTTCGGCTGCTTCAAAGGCTTTAATGGTTTGCGCTGCAGAGGCATTTGAGTTAATCTGTGCAACAAAAACGTTACCATACGTCATCGCAATATACCCCAAATCTTTTTTCTGACTCGGTTTACCCGCTGCTGTAAATTGAGCGATAGAACCTGCACGAGATGATTTAGAACTCTGACCACCTGTGTTCGAGTAAACCTCTGTATCGAGTACCAAAATGTTAACATCCTCACCGCTGGCAATAACATGATCTAATCCGCCATAACCAATGTCATACGCCCAACCATCTCCACCAAAAATCCATTGTGATTTTTTCGCAATGTACTGTTTGAGGCTTAAAATAATGTCCGCACCTGCAGCACTTGGATTCGCTTGTAAAAGAGGAACTAAAAGATCACGAATTTCAGCAGATTTTACTCTGTCATCTCTAAACTCAATCCAATCTTTATAGAGTGCAGCAATGGCATTAGGTGCTTTGTCTAAAGAAGCTTCCATGACAGTGTGAATACGATGACGAATTGTCTCATTGGCGACATGCATACCCAAACCAAACTCTGCATTGTCTTCAAACAGTGAGTTCGCCCATGCAGGACCAAATCCTTTGTCGTTTTTACGGTACGGTGTTGAAGGCGCTGAACCACCATAAATAGAAGAACAACCTGTTGCATTGGCAATCATCATGCTATCGCCAAAAAGACGTGTAGCAAGTGTGATATAAGGTGTTTCACCACATCCTGGACATGCTGCGTGGAACTCAAAAAGTGGTTGTGCAAATAAAGCACCCTTGACGGTATTTTTAGAGAGAATATCATCTTTATAGGTCACTTTTTTGAAGAGGTAATCTGCGTTAATTTGCTCTCCAGCATCAATACTCTCTTGCAATGGAACCATCACCAAAGATTTCTCTTTCGTAGGGCATGCCTCTGCACAAAGATCACATCCTGTACAATCTAATGAAGAGACTTGGATTTTATACTTTAAGCCTTTTAGCTCTTTACCTTTTGCATCAAGCGCATGCGTTTTAACACCCTCAGGTGCTGCTGCAAACTCTGCATCATTAATAAGAAATGGACGAATAACAGCGTGTGGGCACACAAACGCACATTGATTACATTGAATACAATTCTCTTCAATCCATTTTGGAACCATAACACCAACACCACGTTTTTCATACTCTGTGGTGCCATGTTCAAATGTACCATCTTCGTAGCCTTTGAAAACAGAAACAGGTAAGCTATCTCCACGTGCAGCATTGACTGGTTTTGCGATGGCTTCAACAAATGGGGTACCTTTGTATTTGACTTCTTGCTGAACTTTGACCTCATCAACCAAATGAGCCCAAGATGGATCCACATCGACTTTTACTAAACCATTGGCTCCCACATCAATCGCTTTGTAGTTAAGCTCAACAATGTGTTCACCTTTTTTGTGATACGTTTTATACGCTTGCTTTTTCATAAACTCTTGCGCTTTTTCAAAATCAATAATTTCGGCAAGCTTGAAAAAAGCAGATTGCATAATGGTATTGCTTCGATTTCCTAAACCAATATCACGTGCTAATTTTGTCGCATTAATAATGTAAAATTTGACTTTTTTCATAGCTAAAATACGTTTGACTTTGTTTGGAATTCGCTTAATCGTCTCATCCGCATCCCAAATTGAATTAAGCAAGAAGGTACCATTTTCTCTGATACCATCAATGACGTCATACAATTCAAGATATGCAGCTACTGAACAGGCGACAAAATGTGGGTTAGATACAAGGTAGGTTGAACGAATCGGATGTTTTCCAAAACGAAGATGTGAACGGGTAAAACCACCTGATTTTTTGGAGTCATACGCAAAATAAGCTTGCGCATACATATCTGTCTCATCACCAATGATTTTAATCGAACTTTTATTGGCACCAACCGTACCATCAGCACCCAATCCATAAAATAAACACTCTTTTGTCTCAGGTTCACCCAAACTCATCTTCTCTTTAACATCAAGAGATTTAAAGGTGACATCATCCACGATACCTACAGTAAAATCATTTTTAGGTTCAGCCAATTTGAGGTTTTCAAACACAGCCAACATTTGCGCTGGATCAACGTCTTTTGAAGAGAGACCATAACGTCCACCCACAATAATAGGCGCATTTTTGTGACCGTAGAATGCTGCTCTCATATCAAGATACAATGGTTCACCAATAGAGCCTGCCTCTTTGGTTCTATCTAAAACAGCAATTTTTTTAACCGATTCTGGCATAACATCCATAAGATACTTAATACTAAATGGGCGGTAAAGATGTGGTGTAATCAAACCTACTTTTTCACCCTGACTCATTAAATAATCAATGGTCTCTTTTAAACACTCCGTAACAGAACCCATTGCCACAATGATTCTATCCGCATCTTGTGCACCATAATAAGTAAAAGGTTTATATTCACGTCCTGTCTCTTTAGAGATTTCAGCCATATAGTGGGCTACAATATCAGGTAAGGCATCGTAAAATTTGTTTTGTGCTTCTCTACCTTGGAAGTAGATATCGTCATTTTGAGCGGTACCACGTGTTTTAGGTGATTCAGGATTTAACGCTTCATCACGAAAACGCTGAACTGCTTCTTTGTCCAATAATCTCTCAAAAACCGCATAATCCATCACTTCAATTTTTTGAATTTCATGTGATGTTCTAAAACCATCAAAAAAGTGCATAAAAGGAACACGCCCTTTAATGGCCGCTAAGTGTGCCACACCTGCTAAATCCATGACTTGCTGTACAGAACCGCTTGAGAGCATGGCATAGCCTGTTTGACGTGCGGCATAAACATCTTGATGGTCTCCAAAAATAGAAAGCGCATGGGTTGCAAGAGTACGAGCAGCGACATGGATAACACTTGGAAGTAAGCCACCTGCCATTTTGTACATATTCGGGATTTTAAGTAGCAAGCCCTGTGAAGCAGTATACGTTGTTGTGAGTGCTCCTGCTTGCAATGATCCATGCACCGTTCCAGCAGCACCACCCTCACTTTGCATTTCAACCACTTTAACAGGCATACCAAAAAGATTTTTTTTACCTTGTGAAGCCCAAATATCCGTAAAATCCGCCATAGGTGAAGAAGGTGTAATTGGATAGATACCTGCCACTTCTGTAAAAGCATACGATGCATACGCAGCAGCTTCGTTACCATCCATTGTTTTCATGACTTTAGCCATTAAAATCCCCTTTTTATTAGTTTAATTTATTTTGTTTTCTACGTGTAAACTGATGACATTCTGATTCTACATAGCATTTTCTTAATAACTCATAAATGAAACTTAAGCCTCAATCGTTTAATAAAATTTTAACAATTTCAACCTATTTTTGCCACCAATTTCACGGCATCCAAAGCATCACGTACCACATAGCGGGTATGCGCCAACAACTCAGCATGGGTACTGTACCCACATAACACACCAATTCCCTCAACACCCGCCTCTTTGGCTGCAATTAAATCCATAGGAGTATCCCCAATCATCCACGCCAAAGAAGCCTCTTTACCAAGCGTTTGTAATGCCTTTTGAATAGGCTCAGGATGGGGTTTTGGATACGTCACTGATTCTCTACCAATCAAAACTTGAAAATAGTGCATGACCCCCATATGTTCCAAAAGTTCTTCAGAATAACGTGCGGTCTTTGTGGTCACAATACCAAGGGTTGCGATGCGAGAGGCCTGTTCAATCGCCTCACGAGCCAAAGGAAGCAAAGTGGTTTTTTGACGTGAAATTAAGCGATAATGCTCTTTATACGCCGCTACATAATCATTCGCTTCCATACTAGCAATACCCAAACGCATAAACATGACATCCAAAGGATGCCCAATCAGCTTTTTAATTGCCTCTTCTTCAGGAACTATGCGTCCAAATGTCTCATACGCCACGCCAAAACTCTCCACAATGGCGTCAGTGGAATCAATCAGTGTTCCATCTAAATCAAATAAAATCGTTTTCATCATTTACCTTAATAGAGCTTTTACATGTAAAGATATATTATAACTTTAACACGATTAAAAAGGAGATATTATGCTTAAACAAACACTTATTCTATTAACCCCACTAATGCTCTGTGCGGCAAATTGGCAAGATACTTTAAATACTGCAGTTAATGCCGCATCGAGTACACAAACAACGACCAAAACGACCACCACTTCGCAAAGTACGGCGACATCAGGTGTCAAGGAAGCACTCAGTTTAGGAGCCAAACAAGCCGTCTCTTTGTTGGGTAAAGAGAACGGCTATCTGAATAACAGTGCCGTTAAAATTCCTCTGCCCTCTTCCATGAAACCTATTGCCACAGCCGCTGAAAAACTAGGAGGCAAAAGCTACGTCGATGATTTTGTTAAAACGATGAATACCGCCGCTACCAAATCCGTTCCTAAAACAGCCTCAATTCTTAGTGATACGATCTCTTCGATGAGCGTTGAGGATGCACAGGCCATTGTCAGTGGTGGCAATACTGCCGCAACGGATTATTTTAAAACCAAAGCAGGTAGCAAGCTCTTAAGTGCGATTATGCCGATTATCAAAGAGAGTATCAGTGAAAGTCAAGTGATGAGCTCTTATCAAGCCCTTAAAGGCTTTGCAGGTGGCAGTAGCGCAACCCAAGCCATTGGCAATAATGCTCTGGTTGGACAAGCCTCTTCTTTAGCCAAAGGCTTAGGCATGGGAGATGCACTTCCGAGTGGGGATGAAGATATTGAGAGTTATATTGGGCGTAAAACCCTCGATGGACTTTTTTATATGATTGGGGAGAAAGAAAAAGCCTTGCGTAGCAATCCTTTGGCAAGTGGTAGTTCGATTATTCAACAAGTCTTTGGAAAGTAACAAGAGGTATTCCATCTAGCCTAACGCTAGATGGAATAAAAGGTTTATTTTTTAAAGAGTGCGTCTACTCTTCTGTTTTCAGCACGACCCGCTTCTGTATCGTTGGTTGCAACAGGTTTGCTCTCACCATACGCTTCAGTTGTTACTTTCGCAGCCGCAACACCTAAATTTGAAAGTGCTTTAGCCACCGCTTTTGCACGGCTATCAGAAAGTTTTTGGTTATACGCATCGCTACCTTTAGAGTCAGTGTGTCCCTCTAAAACAACGCTATATCCTGGATTTTGTTTCATAAAATCTGCTACTTTTTGAATTTCAGGCATAAACGCTGGTTTTACGACAGATTTGTCAAAGTCAAACTTTACATGTAAACGAATAATTTTGGTACAACCATCAACATCAACAACGGTACCTTTTGGTGTATTTGGACATTTATCTTTGTCATCATATACGCCATCCATATCGCTATCTTTTGGTGCAATAGGTGCTGCAACAGGAGCTGGTTTTGGCTCAGCTTTTGCTACCACAGGTGCTGCTTTTGGACTAAATGGAATAGCAAAACCTAGGCTATAAAATAGGTTATTATCGCCATGGTCAAATTTAACCGCATGACGTACTTCTGCTTTAAGTGCAAAGTTATCGCTTACCCAATATTTGACACCACCACCGTATTGTGCAAACATGCTATCGTCATTGTCATTTGCAGAGTTGCTCAAATCTTCATGACCCAAACCTACCAAAGCATAAAGCGCTGTTTCAGGAGTTAATTTGTACTCTTTAACAACGTTTGCATAGTAGCGATTAATGTTTGTATCTTTCGTACTTTTTTCATAATCAACATCATCACTTCTGTCATAACCTAACTCGATTTGACTTACAATGTTGCTATCAAGATTGATACCAAATCGTAGACCATACGTCAATTGACTGTGAATGTCAAGATTGCCTTCTGGATAAACACCACCAATGGTTGGTGTCACCTCATAGTTGTATGCTGTTGGAGCAGCCAATGCAAGCGTTGCCAACGCTGCTAATGAAAATAGCGATTTTTTCATATTTCATCCTTTTGGGAAAATTTTCTTTTTTTAAAGTTAAAAACGAATTGTAACACACTCCATACAAAAAGAGGTTTAAAGTTCTGGTTTAATCCAATCAACAGCATTATGCATAATACCAATCAGCGACGTGGAGACGGGATGTATCTCCTTATTGACGGCGGTAATGCTATTTGGAATCACTAAGAAAAGATAAGGATTATCTGCAACAATATGCGCAAAAATCTCCCGATACAGTGCGTCAAATTTTTCTTGATTCACCGTTTTTTCTGCTTCTTTAATCAGCGCATCGACTTTTTCATTGTGATAACCCACAAAATTAAAGCCTCCTTTGCGCTGCGACTCACTGTGCCATATACTATACGCATCAGGCTTTAGACCTAAAGACCATCCCATTAAAACCGCCTCAAACTTACGGGGCAATACCACTGTATTTAAAAAAGCTTGCCACTCCATCACACGCAGCTTCATCACAACCCCTGCTTCTTTAAGTTGATGCTGTAAAACCTGTGCCGAATAACTCCCACTGCCACTCGCACTCGTGGAGAGCTCAAATATCAATGGATTTTCTGCATCATAGCCCGCCTCTTTTAAAAGCGCTTTAGCTTTAGCAATATCTCTTTTAGGCGCTTCAATCTGTGCATTAAACGCTCCTGTGCCAGACATAAAAGGACCTGTGCAGACTTTGCCATGCCCAAAATGCAAAATATCAACCAACGCTTCTCTATCAATCGCCAAAGAGAGCGCTTCTCGCACACGTGGGTCTTTAAACTTCGCCTCTTTTAAATTAAATCCTATATACGAATAAGAATGAGCGCTCTCTTCATAAATCGTATAATACTGACGAAAATCCTCATCAATTTGACGCTCTAATTGCAAAGGTGTTAAGGTGCCTATATCAAGTTTTTTCGATTTAAGCATCATAAATTCCGCCGCACGATCAGGTAAATAGTGAAAAATAATCTCATCAATATAGGGTTTATGGATAAAATAATTCGCATTAGCGTGAAGCACAATGTTTTTAGAAATCGCAAATGATTCTAAAGTATAAGAGCCTGTCCCAATGGGAGATTGGTTAAAAGAGCTTGTCATCAACGCTTTTTCATCACGCAAAATATGCTCAGGCAACACTTCCATCATCCAGATTTCTAAGGCTTTAAAATAGGGATATTTATACTTGACTTCAATTTTATACGGGTCTAAAATCTTTACATGTAAAACATGCGTAAATCCTGAAGAGTAAGGCGTAAAGATAGAAGGCGAGAGAATGGTCTCATAAGTAAAAAGGATATCCTTCGCACTAAAAGGCGTTCCATCACTCCATGTCACATCCTCTCTTAATTCAAAGACCAGCGTTGTATCGTCTATAAAAGAGTAGTTTTTCGCCAATTCAGGAACAACCCTTCCCTCTTTGTCATAGCGAAGCAGGGCATTAAAAATCCATCTTGAAACTTCTGAACTTGTCGCATCCGTTGAAAGAATAGGATTTAGACGACTAGGATTGGCAGCAATGGACAAATGAAGCGTACTTGCGCTCACAGACGATAGACAAAAAATAAGCATCCATAAAAGTGTTTTCATAAAGGGATTATATTAGATTTTTGGGCAAAAAAAAAGCTTCCAGATCGGGCAAAATCTGGAAGCTTTATAAAGAAGTTAAGTTATTCACAAAAAGGAGGTAATTGTCTTGGTAGTGAAAGTATAGAGAAGTTGTTTAAACGCTCTCTAAATCATTGGTAAATAAAAAGTTAATAAGAGTTATTTTCTCTTTTTTTATCTTCTTTTTTAAAATTTGAGGTTAAACTGCTCCTATAAAAGTCTTCTATTTAGGAATAACCATGACATTAGCAACCCTAACTGATTATTGTCTTGATTTCACAGGCGCAACAAAAGAGTACCCTTTTGATGAAACAACGGCTGTTTTTAAAGTAGGAAACAAAATATTTGCTCTCCTTGACGAAGAGAGTCATCCCCCTCGTATCAATGTCAAATGTGACCCTTACTATGCCAAAGAACTACGTGAAATATACCCCTGCGTTTTAGCAGGGTATCATATGAACAAAAAACATTGGAATACAATTATCTGCAATGATAGCATTGAGTCTTCTTTAATCTTTGGATGGATAGATGATTCTTATGAGCTTGTCTTTAAAGGACTCTCGTTGAAAATGAAAGCATTTATTTCCAGTACTTAAAAAACTTTTCGCTTCCAAAACGCTTCCGCTTCTTCTAGCTCCTCTTCACTAAAAACCGCAATACCAGCACTCTGCAACGCTTTACACGCCACCCCAGAATCATTAACTTTCGTATGCGAAAACGTTCCATCGTAGATAACGCCTTTTCCACACGAAGGGCTTCTAGCTTTTAAAATTGCCATAACAGCCCCCTCTTCTTTCGCAATGCGTAAGGCTTCCAAAGCTCCTTTTTCAAATGCGTCAGTTACCTCTTCTCCCGCAGAATTAACCACACGAAAAGAGCCATACACCACTTCTGAGGGCAAACGAGGAATACTTAAACCACCTAAAACTTCAGGGCACAAAGCAACGAGAACACCCTCCTCTTGCCACTGCGCCACTCTTTTTACATGTAAAGCATTGTTACCACCATCATACTTCACATTTTCGCCCATTAAACAAGCACTGATTAAAATTTTTGGTTTCATTATCCGATGATGGCAGAGACAATCTCTTTAGCTTTTTTCTTTGCCGCTTCTACTTCATCAAGCACTAATGCCACCGCCATTCTTCGCCCCACATGACTCACAGGTTTCCCAAAAACACGCACAAAGGAGTTTTTAGAAAAGGCACTCTCAGGAATTTCAAGGGTTGGCAAATGCTCCTCTTTCAGACTTTTAAACGCCCCACTCGCACCCGCTCCGTAAAAGGTAAAATCAAGCGGTAAGCCAAGAACGGCTCTTACATGTAAGGCAAATTCGCTCTGACTTTGGGTTATCATCGTGACCATGCCTGTGTCATGCGGACGAGGACTCAGCTCAGAAAAATAGACCTCATCATTTTTCACAAAAAATTCCACGCCAAATAGACCACGACCCCCTAAACCATCCGTCACCGTTTTTGCCATCACTTGCGCTTTAGCTAAAACTTCAGGCTTCATAGGAACAGGCTGCCAACTCAAAACATAATCCCCATTTTCTTGTATATGACCTATTGGCTCACAAAAAACAGTCTCTTTGCCATTGCGAACCGTAAGAAGCGTAATCTCATAATCAAATGGCACAAACTCCTCAACGATGAGTTCACTCGCATCGCCTCTGGCTTCTTTAGCAATCTCCCACGATTTTTGAATGTCCGCTTCGCTTCTAATCACACTTTGCCCATGCCCTGAAGAACTCATCACAGGCTTAACCACGCAAGGAATGCCCAGCTTTTTAGTCGCTTCTTGAAGCTCTTCAAGCGTCTTAACAAAAACATAACCACTCGTTTTAAGCCCCAATTTTTCAGCGGCAAACTCACGAATATTTTTACGATTCATCGTCTTTTTAACCGCGTCCGCATTAGGAATGACACAAAAACCCTCTTTCTCCGCTTCAATAAGTGCTTCGATACTGAGTGCTTCCACTTCAGGCAAGATATACATCGGTTTTTCGAGACGAATCACCTCTAAAAGAGCTTCTTTATTTTTCATGTTGATGACATAGCTTTTATTGGCAACCAAATGTGCAGGTGCTTGCGGATACGAATCCACCGCTACGGTTTCAATGCCCAAACGTGTTGCTTCGATAACGACTTCTTTGCCCAGCTCACCACTGCCAATGAGCATGATTTTCGTACTGTTACTTTTAAGGGGAGTTGTAAAGTGCATGATGTCCTCTTTGTGTTAGTTTAAGAGATTTTACACAAAAGAGGTTTAAGAAATGAAAGGTATTCTAAATTTTATCGCGGAGAGTTGGATATACTGTTTATCAAAATCCGATTTTACATGTAAAGGTAATTCATGGAATTTCTTCCCCACATTCTCCTGCTAAGCTCCATTTTTGTCTTTGGCTATTTCTGGCTCAAACCGCGCACCAAGCCAAAACCAAGTCCGCAAAAACAAGAAGAGATTCGTGAAATGTACCGACAAAGACTCCACACAGAGCTTTCACGCATCGAAAATTCTGATGAGCGTCAAACAAAAAAAATTGCACTACTCAAAGAATTTTCTAAAGAGTTAGAGTTTAACCTCTTTTTTGATAAAGATGATGTTCAAGTATTGATGAAAGAATTGGCAGGATATTAACATAGAATTTACAAGAATAAGGAAAGAATTTGAGTCGATTTACAATTAAAATAGGCAATCAAGAATTTACGTCAAAAACACAAGCCCTTACTTTTTATAAAATTATTTTAAATGCCTACAAAGTGGGTGAAGAATTAAATAGACAAGATTTTGCAAGTGTTAAAAATCTTGTCTATCGTGATTTTGAAAATGAAGAAATCGAAGCATACGAAAAAGAAACAGGTGATTATTTAAAATCAGTTACAGTAGATTTGCACCCTGACTTTAGAGGCACTCAATGTTTTTTTCTTTTATACCAATCTGGCA carries:
- the purT gene encoding formate-dependent phosphoribosylglycinamide formyltransferase, producing MHFTTPLKSNSTKIMLIGSGELGKEVVIEATRLGIETVAVDSYPQAPAHLVANKSYVINMKNKEALLEVIRLEKPMYILPEVEALSIEALIEAEKEGFCVIPNADAVKKTMNRKNIREFAAEKLGLKTSGYVFVKTLEELQEATKKLGIPCVVKPVMSSSGHGQSVIRSEADIQKSWEIAKEARGDASELIVEEFVPFDYEITLLTVRNGKETVFCEPIGHIQENGDYVLSWQPVPMKPEVLAKAQVMAKTVTDGLGGRGLFGVEFFVKNDEVYFSELSPRPHDTGMVTMITQSQSEFALHVRAVLGLPLDFTFYGAGASGAFKSLKEEHLPTLEIPESAFSKNSFVRVFGKPVSHVGRRMAVALVLDEVEAAKKKAKEIVSAIIG